In the genome of Lactuca sativa cultivar Salinas chromosome 3, Lsat_Salinas_v11, whole genome shotgun sequence, the window AGGATTGGGTTGTTTTTGCGAGAATCGGTTTTCTCATATGGTCAGTTATATGTTGCTTTATCTAGAGTAAAGAGCAAAGAAAAATTGAAGTTATTGATTTTAGATAAATATAGTAATTTAACTAATAAAACTTCCAATTTTGTGTTCAAGGAAGTATTTTAAAATCTTTGTTGacgttttatgtttatttttttaaatcaaataaaGTTGTACTTACTTACCATTCACAATCAAatgtttttttacatttattaatttttttggtttatataaaatttttaacTTATTTCCTATGAGTTATAAGCTCGAAAATAAAACAAAAGGTTAAAAGTACTATTTTATATTATATGAATATGAAAACAGATAGTAATAGTATTTAATTTTTATAACTTGCTGACGCCATCAACTAATTTTaggaatataaatataaataatcgAATATTATATTGCAAGGTCTTTTTCGAGTGAAAAAGAGAACTGAATCTCTTCAATTATTCTCGTGTGCCCATTCACGAAGGTTTTCTTCCCCATCCCCTCTTTCAAACCCTTGCAGAGAAGGTATGAGAATCTTTCTCACTTTTCATGCATCCTTCTTTACAGATGTCATTATATGCATGATACTTTGTTGTAAGCAAAATGCATTTGAGGCATCTTTTCGATTAATTTCacatttgggtttttttttttgacaGAATTCGCAGTTTGGATTGATCATcgggaaaggaaaaccctaagaatCGACGGAGCTAGGTTTTTTTCTCACTTGGTTAGTCTCTGAAAATTTCCTCTTGTTTTGTTTGTCTGCATGTCTAGATATATAATTTCGTTAGCGTTTGCTCTTATCTTTCGAGGATTTGCAAATCAGATCTTCAGAATTGGGTTTTTTTTAGTCGGCACAATCGATGAATTTCATTTTGCATTTGCTAATTTGAGGTTAAAGGAATCCTGCTTTCTAGACATGAGATTCCTTCGCGTGATGGTTTCAATAATATTATGTTTTCCATTTCAGTTTTAAGGGTCTATTGCTCGATGCATGTTTCTGTTTAACTTTAGACAGGAAAAATCAGCTTTTGTAGGTTTTACACAAGAGTTTAAAAGCTTACCTCGTAAGATGTTCATAAGAACACTCACTAATCACAAAATGTCCCAACAAATCTCAATATCACCAAAATTATGTTCTTGATTTATCAAATTTGCATTACATTCTCACACAACACACAACCTGCAACTTCCATCTCTACCATTTACAAGAAAACCAACATGTTGAGCTTATAGATTCTAGTTACTTTTCACAAATTGTTACAAATTACAACAATTTCTTGATCTGATTAGATATGGAGGGATCAGGCCATGGAACAAGCAGTGTAGACATGTTCTTGAGGAACTACAAGCTTGGAAAAACACTTGGGATTGGTTCATTTGGAAAGGTGAAAATTGCAGAACATGCTTTAACAAGGCACAAAGTTGCCATAAAGATCCTCAATCGTCGCAAGATAAAAAACATGGATATGGAAGAAAAAGgtaaataactaaaattattgTATTTACATCTCATCATCTTCAATATCTTTCTCACCATATAACAACATCTTTCTACAGTTAGAAGAGAGATCAAGATCTTAAGATTGTTCATGCATCCACATATCATCCGTCTTTATGAGGTTATAGAAACACCCTCAGATATTTATGTTGTTATGGAGTATGTGAAATCGGGTGAGCTTTTTGATTACATTGTGGAAAAGGGAAGGTTACAAGAAGATGAAGGGAGGAATTTCTTTCAACAGGTGAATTAAAACATTCGATTGTTACATACTTACATTAACTGTTTGAGtgttttcttaattttttataGCATAATTTCGTTTTCTTTGAAGCAGATAATATCAGGTGTTGAATATTGCCATAGGAACATGGTTGTTCATAGAGATCTTAAACCTGAAAACCTTTTGTTAGATTCAAAATGCAATGTGAAAATTGCTGATTTTGGTTTAAGTAATATCATGCGTGATGGACATTTTCTTAAAACAAGTTGTGGAAGCCCAAATTATGCTGCTCCTGAGGTATGGATTTATGGGGTTTAAAGAAAATTAagaaaagtaattttttttttttaatgtttatgattttgtgttgtgtttttaCTTTTTAGGTTATATCTGGGAAGCTGTATGCTGGACCTGAAGTTGATGTGTGGAGTTGTGGTGTTATTTTGTATGCTCTTTTATGTGGGACCCTTCCTTTTGATGATGAAAATATTCCTAACCTCTTCAAGAAAATTAAGGTacatttataaatttataacagtttataaaaacaCCTATAATAGTAATAGAATAATAGTAAAGCTTATTTATGCCACATCAGCTTCAACTCATCCAAAAACCTCAAGATATGTCCATTAtagtaaaacttttttttttctctaagcTTATTTATATCATTACAAATCTATataattgaaaatttaaaataaaaataaaaattattttccaGGGTGGAATATATACCCTACCTAGTCACTTATCACCTGGAGCAAGAGATTTAATTCCAAGAATGCTTGTGGTGGACCCCATGAAGCGAATAACTATTCCTGAAATCCGTATGCACCCGTGGTTCCAAGCCCATCTCCCGCGTTATCTGGCGGTCCCACCACCCGATTCCATGCAACAAGCGAAAAAggcaaaattacaaaaataccctttTGGTTCTTTATTAATTACATGGGCGTTTAAGTAATTGTGCGTTTTTACTTTCTACAGACGGATGAAGACATTCTTTTAGAGGTGGTTAAGATGGGATTTGATCGCGATACCCTCATTGAATCCCTTCGCAACCGAGTGCAAAATGAGGTAtaaattgttatttatttatttatttttaaatttaatggatatgatttttgtttatttatttatttatagttattgtttattttatgtaGGGTACAGTGGCGTATTATTTGCTTTTGGACAATAGGTTTCGTAACTCGAGTGGCTATCTTGGAGCTGAATTTCAAAAACCCttggttagttttttttttttttttttttttttttttttttttttaagaatatgACAAAATAGGGCAGCTTGTACCTGGGGTTTAGACTGATGTCAATGAGACAAAAAGTACAAAATTTGTGGTCCCACCCAAAAAGTGGGGAAAAACTACAAAACTTTTGGTTCCACCTAAAAAATCAGACTGATGTCAATTGGACAAAAGCTTCAATTTTTTTTGTTCTACCAAAAAAGGTGGGACAGACAGATGTCAATGAGACAAAAATTGCAAATTTTTTGGTCCCACCTGAAAAGGTGCGACAGAAACTATTGCAAAATAAAAAAGGTGTGGATATTTACTCGTTTGTGTAAAAGACAAAAATGCCCTTCTCATAAAAAACATCCTTAAAAAAAGTGTCATGTTTTCTATAAAATGGGAAAAAAACTTTATTTACTCGTTTGTGTAAAAGACAAAAATGCCCTTCTCATGAAAAAAATCCTTAAAGAGCTTGTGGATATATCTTGTTTATGTAAAAGACAAAAATGCCCTTCTCATGAAAACCATCCTTAAAAAGCTTGTCATGTATTCTATAAAATGGGAAAAAAGCTTTGTTTACTCGTATATATCTATGGTCTATACACGTATCAATATTAcatatatgatatgatatatcCAAAGTTTGTGAATTTACCGATTTGCCCTTTTGGCTCAACAAAAATACAGGATGGATTCAACCGCATGAGTTCAAACGAAGCTCCTACTTCTCCAATTATGGCACAACGCCCATCTGCTTACATGGATTATCAAGGAATGAATATCAGAAACCAAGTCGAAAGAAAATGGGCTCTTGGACTTCAGGTTAAGTTTCTTgaaacaattaattaattaaaacatttttttttcttattgtttttgatttttttttttttttttttttttttttttacagtcTCGAGCACATCCTCGTGAGATAATGACAGAGGTTCTGAAAGCTTTGCAAGAGCTGAACGTGTGTTGGAAAAAAATAGGTCATTACAATATGAAATGTAGGTGGGTCCCGGGTGTGCCAGGTCATCATCAAGGCATGGTGAATGATTCTATTTCCATGCAAAGTAATCATAATTATTTTGGAGATGAGTTGACTATTGTTGAAAATGATGGTGCGTTGACTTCCCCTAATGTCGTCAAATTTGAAGTCCaggtaatattttttatttttatttcagttattattattatttttttttgcatTAAGAATTATTTTGTTTGGTATGGTGGAATCGGAAGTATGGAATGGAATTGACCATTCCCAAAGGCATTTGAATTCTGATTCCTTCCATTTTGTTAATTTTCATTCTGTCCTGGATCGGAATGAAAATTGTAATATAACCCATttttatttaagttttttttaagaATTTCATGATATTTAATTAAATGATAAGTTTCTTTTCTAAAAATAACTAGAaggaattatttttattattatcttaTTTGGGTTTTAATGAGCTTTTATTACAattatgttttttgttttgtaaatAATAAACTCTATAGCTATAATTAAATTGCATATTACTATTAAAAGTTAAAaccatatatttattttatatataatataaaataaaaaaatcatatgTAAAAGTTCATTCCATTCCTACAAGCCacaaccaaatctttttttcttATTCGATTAAGTATACAAATCTTTTTTTGAGAATTTCACGATTGTAATTACAAGTTATAATTCTATTTTTTACAAATAACTAGAAAAAAGAATACTAATATATTTTATCATATTCTTGTTTGGGTTTTAACAAGCATTCATTATCTATTCAATATAATCCACAATTGGAGGGGTATGTATTTTTGTCTCTTAACAAGACAAAAGAACAGAATGGAATCTCGGATTCCGATTCCGAGGTTCCATCGGAATGGAATCTCGGATTCCGATTCCGACCTTacaaaataccatttcattattGCAGCTTTACAAAACTCGCGAGGACAAATATCTGCTTGATCTACAACGAATCCAGGGCCCACAGTTTCTATTCCTGGATCTTTGTGCTGCATTTCTTGCTCAGCTTCGCGTCctgtaaaaccctaaaaaataaaTATGAAGGAACACAACTACCTGCTTTCTCCTTGGAGTTGGACTCTTCCCTCCCTTGTGAAGAAAAGCTATTATGCTATAATAGACCACTGTAATGtaaatatctctctctctcttcatgtCTTTCTCATTTAGGTAAGGGTAGGCGACTCTTGTGACTTGTGAGCCAATCTTTTTGCTGACTCACTACGCCTCAAATACCAATCAACTTTATTTTCTTACTTTTTATATCAATGTAAAATGATAATACTTTTCTAGAGTCTTTATCATTATTAATGTTGTTTAATGCctttctttttgttaaatttaaTTTTATGAATGACTGATATATTGAATAGTAGTACAAAACTATTTAATGCATTTCTGTTTTCTCTCAACTTGATAACAATAAAAAGAATTGGAACAAATTTGATCAATTTTCTCATGAATaagttgtatttgtgataataGGAATCTTGTTTTTTGATAATAATATGAAGAATATATCTATAACATTGCAAGCTAGCGTCACCATGACACTTCACGATAGATGGATAAAGCGGCTCAAgaatcattttaataaacattaaaATTTACATTACTAGACTTGGTATTCTGGGTATAGTCATTTTAGAAACATTTTTAATACGTTATTACACAGTGAAGTCTACTAAAAAACAAGATATAAGAATATCATCAATTAATATGAGGAGAATATTTATTGGAATTCGATCAATGACATAAGAAAGGAGGAATGTCAATTATCGGGTTCCGGATAATCCGGTTTTGAATTTCTTTTATATTGGAATCGGATCCGGGTTTTGCCATATCGGTTGGAGATTATTGGATTCCAGAAAACATAACACACTGAGGTGTCGTTTGGTTCGCTAGAATCCATTGGAATTAGATGGAATTGGAATTTAATTCCATCACTTTCCTTTGTTTGGTTCAAGCTTTCAAAAGGAATTGGATTTCTAAACGAGTCAAATTTTCCTTCTAACGAGGGAAAATAAATTTCATCTAAAAATTTAAGGAATTAAAATTCCTTTCAAATGAGAATGTTGAATGTTACCATATTATCCATTTTATTTTTAACACTACATATGAAACCTTTCTATCGCCGCTCCCACCGCcacctcctcctccaccacccaccaccatcgctacaaaccaccaccacccaccatcaccaccaccggcACCTTCGTTACCGGCACCCTCCACCCATTAGTACCGTCACCTCCACCACCGCCGACCACTCCACCGCTACCCACAACCTTATCACCACCTCCGCTAcgaccaccacctcctccaccaccacacATCACCACAGTTACCACCCGCTACACACCACCTCTTCCACCACCCACCACCGCCACAACCACCTAACACCACAACTATCACCACTActctccacctccaccaccatcaccacctctACCACCACACTACCTTCCACCTCCACCACAACTCACCACCGTGACCATACAATCACTGCCACCACCACCGTCATCACCTCCACCACCAACACCAACACCTTCGCCACCACCTTCATCACCACCACCGTTACTACCACCATTGCCACCTCCATCACTACACCACCCACCATCTCCACCACTACTCATGActgccaccatcaccatcacaatTACTACCACCACCATCGTCATCACCTCCGTCACTACCTACCATCACCTCCGTCGCCATCATCATCACTATTTCCACCATCAACATCATTGGCACATTCTGCGAACCAAACGCCACTTGACTTTTTTTTTTCCGGATTTTGGATGGAAATTATAggattttttttggataaaaaaactATTACCAAAATCGGATTTCAATTTTCAAGGTATTTGATTCAAAAAGGTAGATGTTATTATCCGTATCCAATTCAAAACTGTCTAATCTTATTATTTGAACCCAGTTTTAAAAAAACTCGGATtggattgaatttcaaaattCTGAACAAGTTTTTTGTGTACCTACCTCAATGTTAAAGAATAAAGGAATAATTGTTTGAGATTTTATTGTTCATGAAAAATAGTAATGTATTCGGGCTTAAGAAAAAGACTAGTCTATATCCTTAATTGGAATTAAGACCGAAAGATAACTCATTAGTTAAAAGgaaaaatagtttatttattGGGAAAATCCTTAATTGGAATTAAGACCGAAAGAGAACTCATTAGTTAAAAGgaaaaatagtttatttattGGGAAAATACTGGCTATAGACATTTTTGGGGTTAAATTCCAAAATATAGATACAAAAAATTGGATTTCTGAGTATAGACATGGATTTCGCAGAGCTATGCTCTGAGGGCTCTGTGGAATCCCTGTAGCTCTGCGGAATGACAAAATCGTAAATAAAtcagagttaaaaaaaaaaaagaaaaaaaaaacctcaaGATCCATTCCGCGGAGCTACTTCCGAGGAATGAACTCATTCCGCGGAGCTACCATCGAGGAATGAACTCATTCCACGGAGGTAGCTTCGATGAATGGATCTTTAGAAAAAAAAACCACCTCCAATCAGTGACAGATCCAGCCCGGAAGTCAAGTGGGGTGCACATTGACCGTTGACCGAAAGTCAACTGGCGGATCCATGATAGTCCCTGTTATTCTATTAATCATATGTTATTCCTCTGTTTAAATTAGGAATGGCAATGGGTAGCGGGGCATGCAATCCCTTCCCCGGacccaaaactgaaaattgttcCCATCCAGGCTAAAATCTTCCCGGAAACCAGATTTCGTTACTCAACCAATATAGTAAAAATCAGttagaaaaacaaaattttattggtTAAAAACAATTTAAACTTAGTTTTTCAATCCGTCACCCATTTTTCTAATAACTAAACAGTATAGCTTAGAATTTATATAACTAATGGGTAAAACAAATTATACCTGTCCACTAATACAATCATCATCCCTAAATGTTTGTTTGCTGAATTAAACTGATAGTAATTATATTAACTAGTGGACTAAAATAATGAAGCGAAACATAATTGGATTTATATATAAGATATATGTTCGATATAGTGTACATGTCTATTTTACACAAGACCCATTTAGATATGTCCTTGCAATTAATCCGATTATTTTAAGCCCAAAGCCCAAGTAAactcaatcatataacataaacCTAATTCCCAATTATGAAACCGAATCAAAGAAAATAAAGAGTGTACATCTCATACAACAACTTTTCCATCTCCGACCATGTTTTCCTTCACGGCGACAAAGTCTAAGTCGGGTGGAAAGCTTGACTCAAACACCTATGCGACTCCTCACCTACATCCATTTATTCGCCGGAGAAAGCCATGAGCACCAACAATAGGCGACATCCCTTCACACTGAGTTCGCTGGAAAGTTAGTgtttatgtaacgacccaattttcaagaccaaaaatttcatttttaagtaattGACTTGTAAGaacatttataagaaaacacCATCTAATCATAACTTTTCGTAAAACCACAACTCATTTCTGAAAACCATTCACCAAAATaagaataatgtcagagtacaatcccaagaaactctattccaccccctactgctactatcacatatatcataacataaacatattattagacatatctggggtgtccgaactacccttcggtcctaagaaccgaacttggggacttttcccctcctactaccactatcacatataacatatcatgccagcatataaacatatcatcacatactttcagacatatctggggtgtccgaactacccttcggtcctaacaaccgaactctactactatcacatataacatatcatgccagaatataacatatcaggtagtagcaaacctagatgaatatcacaaatacaatcatc includes:
- the LOC111879750 gene encoding SNF1-related protein kinase catalytic subunit alpha KIN10, encoding MEGSGHGTSSVDMFLRNYKLGKTLGIGSFGKVKIAEHALTRHKVAIKILNRRKIKNMDMEEKVRREIKILRLFMHPHIIRLYEVIETPSDIYVVMEYVKSGELFDYIVEKGRLQEDEGRNFFQQIISGVEYCHRNMVVHRDLKPENLLLDSKCNVKIADFGLSNIMRDGHFLKTSCGSPNYAAPEVISGKLYAGPEVDVWSCGVILYALLCGTLPFDDENIPNLFKKIKGGIYTLPSHLSPGARDLIPRMLVVDPMKRITIPEIRMHPWFQAHLPRYLAVPPPDSMQQAKKTDEDILLEVVKMGFDRDTLIESLRNRVQNEGTVAYYLLLDNRFRNSSGYLGAEFQKPLDGFNRMSSNEAPTSPIMAQRPSAYMDYQGMNIRNQVERKWALGLQSRAHPREIMTEVLKALQELNVCWKKIGHYNMKCRWVPGVPGHHQGMVNDSISMQSNHNYFGDELTIVENDGALTSPNVVKFEVQLYKTREDKYLLDLQRIQGPQFLFLDLCAAFLAQLRVL